The Bradyrhizobium betae genomic interval GCAAGGAGATCCTGATCGGTGAGACCGGCTGGCCGAGCGAGGGACGCATGCGCGAGGGGGCGCTGCCGTCGCGCGCCAACCAGGCCCGCGTCGTCTCGGAAATCCTGAGCCTGGCGAAAGCGCAGAAGTTCCGCGTCAATCTGATCGAGTCCTACGACCAGCCCTGGAAGCGCAAGCTGGAAGGCACGGTCGGCGGCTATTGGGGCCTCTACGACTCGGTTCGCCGCAACCTGAAATATCCGCCGGGCCAGCCGATCAGCAATTTTCCATACTGGAAATGGTACATGGGCGCCGGCATGGGCCTGTGCGTGCTGGTGTTCGCGGTCGCGGGCCTGACGCTGCGTCGGCGGCCCTGGACGCCGCGCTTCTCGGCCTGGCTCGGTGTCGCCATCTCGGCGACGTCAGCGGGCATCCTGCTCGGGGTCGGCGCCGACAAGATGTACTATGAGAGCTACGGCTGGGCGGGCTGGCTGCATTGGGGCGCGCTGCTGCTCGCCGGCATCCTGTCGCCGATCTTCTGCGCGCAGGCTATGGTGATCGGCCGCAGCCTTCCGACCTTCCTCGATCTGCTCGGGCCGCGCGAGGGCCGCAAATGGTCGAAGCTGACCGCCGTGCTCGGCTTGACGCTGGCGGTGACAGCGGTGATCGCGGCGCAGACCGCGCTCGCCTTCGTGTTCGACCCGCGCTACCACGACTTCCCCTACGCCTCGCTGACGATGGCGGTGGTGCCGTTTGCGCTGCTGATGCTGAACCGGCCGCAGATCGGCCAGCGTCCGATCGCGGAGTCCGTATTCGCCGGGGTGCTGGCGCTGTCGGCTGTCTATGTGTTCTTCAACGAGGGCCGCGACAACTGGCAGTCGCTGTGGACCTGCGCGATCTATCTCTTGTTCGCGCTCACGCTGTGGCGGGCGCGGGCCGAGCAAATCCAAGAATGAACAGGCCGATCGCAAGGCCCGCCAGCACCACGTTGTAGAGCACGATGCCGAGGCCGGCAGCGATGATACCGACGGTGAGCAGCACGATCGACGGCCGCATCAGGTTGAGCGTCGCCGCCACCAGTGCGACGATGCCGAACACCGAATTCTTGAACAGCACCGTCGAGACCGCGCGCGCCTTGCAGATCAGCGTCTGCAGGCCGGCGTCGCAGGCGAGCCCGACCGTCGACAGTTCGATCCCGAGATAACGCAAGTAAAGCGCATAGCCGACGGAGGCGAAGCCGACGACGATCAGGAACTGGACCTGGTAGGGCGTGAGGCGGAATGGCTTTTTTGTCATGGCCGCAATATGGTCGGGATGGCGCGGAGGGGCAACAGGGCAGGTGGATTTTTCTGTCCAGCCGGCCGCGCACGCATCGTTGTTTCCGCCGGCCGATCCGAACGACGCTAATTGGCGAACGCGTTGCCGTCTTGCACCGAGCATGACGCCGGCCCGGCCGACACGGATTCAAACTCGAGCATCTTGCCGGTCAGCACCTCGGCGCTGCATGACGAACCGCCGTCGAACGTGATGCGGATTCTGCGGCCGAGACCGTGATTGTTGCCGGTCGAGATCAGCGTGTTGCCCTGGAAGGTCACGGCACCGGCGCCGTCGGCGCCGCTTCCCGCGTCGCCGACGCGGTCCTTCGACCCGGAGGCACGTCCGGACGCTGTCGTGGAGGTCAAGCGTTTGAACAGCTGGCCTTTGGAGCTGACATAGACGGTGAACGACAGCGGGATGGAGACCGATTTGAAGGCGCCTTCGCCCTGCACGCGCTGGCTTCTCGCTTCGTTCCAGCTGACGCTCAACGTCTTGCCGTAGAAACTTTGCGGAGCGGCTTGCGCGCTGCAGGCAAAGGCCATCCCGGCAACGGCAATGAGAGAATTCAGGCCACGCATTGAAGGTAATTCCTTCTCAAATGGACGACTCGCAAATTGCAGCTCGCAGAGATCCAAGAGGGTCTGCGATCGATCGTTCCGCCTTCTCGCCGTTCTTCGCTACCGCCTGAAGAACGACGACAACGTCGATCCCGCCGACGCCGTCTCAGGCTTTGCGGGCGCAGGCTGTGGGGCCGCTGGCGCAGGCGCGGGCTCTTCGCGCTTCGATGAGCGCTTGGAAGAATAGCTGCGGCGGCGCTTGTCCGGTTTGGCGGTGGGGGCGAGCGCCGGTGCGGTCTCGGCTTGCGGCGCCGAGTCTGGGTTCTTCTCGGCGTTCTTGTCCTGAACCCTGTCCTGCGTCTTCTCCTGTCCCTTTTCCTGGCCGCGCAGCGACAGGCGCTGGCCGTCGAATACGGTGGTCTCGCAGTGACGGTCGTTCTCGGCAAGGCCCGCGCAGAGCTTTGCGGCCGCGGCGGCGTTGACGAGCGGGCCGGCCCCCAGGCGCAGCTGCATGCCGAGGCCGGTGGTGCCTTCCTTGATCATGATGATCGGCCGCAGCGCGGCAATCTCCGGATTCGATTTGCTCAGGCCGCGCCACAGCGCACGCAGGCCGTCGATCGAATTGGCGCCGCCGAGATCGATCGCAAAGCGCGTCTGCTGGACGGCGATCGCCGGAGACTCGGTCTCGGCGGCTTCGGGCGGCTTGGCTGCTGCTGCCGCGACTTCGGTCGGGGTGGGCGCCGGCTCGGGCTTCTTCTCGGTCGACTTCTCGGTTGTCTCGGGCTGAACCAGTCTGGACGCGGCGGGATCAGGCGGCGCCATCATCGACTTGGACGGCACCAGCGGCAGCATCGGCAGCGCCGACGTCGTTGCCGGCGCCTGCGATACGAGCGAAGCGGCGGAAGCGGTTTGCGGCGGCGGGCCCGACGGCTCCTTGGCCGAATCCTTCACAGCGTCCTTTGCCGGTTCCTTCGCCTGGTCCTTTGACGCGCGCGGCTTGTCGGTGGATGGCGCCGGCATCGAGGCGACCGGTGCGACGCTGGGCGCCGCGGGCGGTGTCTGCGCATCAGCTGCCGGTGTGTCCTGCGGCTTCGCACCCTGCCTGGCGATGGCGCCGGTGACGGAATCGAGCCCTTGCTCCAGCACGGTGACGCGCGAATAGAGCCGGTCGCGATCGGTGTTCAGGGTCTCGATGGCGGAGGCGAGGCGGCGGGCCTCGTTCTGGCTTTCCTTGGTCAGCAACTGCAGCCGGTCGGCCTGGCGCGCGAGATCGGCGGCCGCGATCTGGTCGCGGTGCCAGCCGAGCTGGGCCTGGTTGGACATGACCGCGACGGTGATCGCGACGATGGCGGCAAAGCCCCACGAGCCCAGCCGCCACATCGTGCGGCGGTCGAACTCGTTTTCCTCGGCCAAGAGTCCGGAGAACAGCCCGCCGGTCTCCTTGTCGCCGAAGGCGTCCGCCAATGGGTCGGAATCCTTTGCCATGAACGTTAAGTGCCCAGCCCCGAACAGCTTCCCCGAATCAATCAGGGAACATTAACAGGAAAAGCGTGTCGCACTTGAACTCCGGGCGTTTGCGGGGGTAGCAAGGCAGGCAGCTCATGACGCCGCTGGCCCCGCCGCCCATTGATTCGGCCGCATCTGACAGGATTTCGATGACCGTCCGCTCCAGCCTCACGATCGTGCTCGCCGCCGGTGAAGGCACGCGCATGCGCTCCCAACTGCCGAAAGTGCTGCATCCGGTCGCGCACCAGACGCTGCTCGCGCACGTGCTCGCCGCAGCACCGAAGGGAACCGGCACCTCGCTCGCCGTCGTGATCGGCCCCGACCACCAGGCGGTCGCGGACGAGGCGAGGCGCATCCGGCCGGACGCGCTGACCTTCGTGCAGAGCGAGCGCCTCGGCACCGCGCATGCGGTGCTGGCGGCGCGCGAGGCCATCGCGCGCGGCGTCGATGATCTGCTGATCGCGTTCGGCGACACGCCGCTGATCTCGGCCGAGACCTTTGCGCGGCTGCGCGTGCCGCTCGCCGGAGGTGCTGCGATTGCCGCGCTCGGCTTTCGTGCCGCCGATCCCACCGGCTATGGCCGTTTCATCGTCGAGGGCGACCGCCTGGTCGCGATCCGCGAGCAGGCCGACGCCAGCGAAGCGGAGCGCAAGATCGATCTGTGCAACGCCGGCGTCATGGCGATCGACGGCCGCCGCGCGCTGGCGATCCTCGACAAGATCGGCAATGCCAATTCCAAGGGCGAATATTATCTGACGGATGCGGTTGGCATCGTCCGCGAACAGGGATGGGAGTCCGTGGTGATCGAGACCGGCGAGGACGAGGTACGCGGCATCAACACCAAGGCGCAGCTCGCCGAGGCGGAAGGCGTGATGCAGGCGCGGCTGCGCAAGGCTGCGATGGAATCCGGTGTGACGCTGATCGCGCCCGAGACGGTTTACCTGTCCGCCGACACGGTGTTCGGCAAGGACGTGACGATCGAGCCGTTCGTGGTGATCGGCCCGGGCGTGTCGATCGCCGACGGCACCGTGATCCATTCCTTCTCGCACATCGTGCAGACCACGCTCGGCAAGAACGTCTCGATCGGACCATATGCTCGCTTAAGGCCCGGCACCTCGCTCGGCGACGGCGCGCGGATCGGCAATTTCGTGGAGACCAAGGCGGCGACACTGGAGGCCGGCGTCAAGGTCAACCATCTCTCCTACATCGGCGATGCCACGATCGGCGCCAATTCCAACATCGGCGCCGGCACCATCACCTGCAACTACGACGGCTTCAAGAAGCACAAGACCATCATCGGGCAGGGCGCCTTCGTCGGCACCAATTCCTCGCTGGTGGCGCCCGTGACGATCGGCAACGGCGCCTATATCGGCTCCGGTTC includes:
- a CDS encoding beta-(1-6) glucans synthase, with the translated sequence MEPISLRTPLALLLVSLGAIAAAWWWLATPITLARAPIDPSDKVQCVSYAPFRGEQSPLNAWTHIEADQIEQDLRQLKEITDCVRTYSMENGLDQVPAIAARIGGLKVLQGIWLSSNRSKNFEQAALAVRLSKDFPGVVTSIIVGNEVLLRGEMTTADLVSIIRSVKAQVSVPVTYADVWEFWLRNREVYDAVDFVTIHILPYWEDFPVKAKFAASHVEAIRERMAVAFPGKEILIGETGWPSEGRMREGALPSRANQARVVSEILSLAKAQKFRVNLIESYDQPWKRKLEGTVGGYWGLYDSVRRNLKYPPGQPISNFPYWKWYMGAGMGLCVLVFAVAGLTLRRRPWTPRFSAWLGVAISATSAGILLGVGADKMYYESYGWAGWLHWGALLLAGILSPIFCAQAMVIGRSLPTFLDLLGPREGRKWSKLTAVLGLTLAVTAVIAAQTALAFVFDPRYHDFPYASLTMAVVPFALLMLNRPQIGQRPIAESVFAGVLALSAVYVFFNEGRDNWQSLWTCAIYLLFALTLWRARAEQIQE
- the glmU gene encoding bifunctional UDP-N-acetylglucosamine diphosphorylase/glucosamine-1-phosphate N-acetyltransferase GlmU gives rise to the protein MTVRSSLTIVLAAGEGTRMRSQLPKVLHPVAHQTLLAHVLAAAPKGTGTSLAVVIGPDHQAVADEARRIRPDALTFVQSERLGTAHAVLAAREAIARGVDDLLIAFGDTPLISAETFARLRVPLAGGAAIAALGFRAADPTGYGRFIVEGDRLVAIREQADASEAERKIDLCNAGVMAIDGRRALAILDKIGNANSKGEYYLTDAVGIVREQGWESVVIETGEDEVRGINTKAQLAEAEGVMQARLRKAAMESGVTLIAPETVYLSADTVFGKDVTIEPFVVIGPGVSIADGTVIHSFSHIVQTTLGKNVSIGPYARLRPGTSLGDGARIGNFVETKAATLEAGVKVNHLSYIGDATIGANSNIGAGTITCNYDGFKKHKTIIGQGAFVGTNSSLVAPVTIGNGAYIGSGSVITRDVPDDAMALERNQQTIREGGAARYRELKTGGKKPEK